A stretch of the Saccharolobus caldissimus genome encodes the following:
- a CDS encoding CopG family transcriptional regulator: MAVKRFEVVTRLKEEEKKIVKELAEKYDISEADVIRMALKEFIEKHVKVSS; this comes from the coding sequence ATGGCTGTAAAACGGTTTGAGGTGGTAACTAGATTAAAAGAAGAGGAAAAGAAAATAGTCAAAGAACTTGCAGAAAAATACGATATTTCAGAAGCGGACGTAATTCGAATGGCATTGAAAGAATTCATAGAAAAACATGTGAAAGTATCGTCATAA
- a CDS encoding ABC transporter ATP-binding protein: MNVVRLENVSKIYEGNVKTIALNNINLSIEEGEFLAILGPSGSGKSTLLSIIGVLDRPTEGKVYIYNMDVTKLNDSEVSKIRNEYIGFVFQNFNLIPRLSVLQNVELPLVARGLPKRKREEIAINALKLVGLEGLIRKKPTELSGGQQQRVAIARALAQNPKIVLADEPTGNLDSTNAKIVMNIFKKINEELKTTIVVVTHDKEVASYARRKIYIRDGKIVGEEK, from the coding sequence ATGAATGTGGTCAGACTTGAGAATGTATCTAAAATCTATGAGGGAAACGTAAAGACTATAGCGTTAAATAATATTAATCTATCAATAGAGGAAGGTGAGTTTTTAGCAATATTAGGTCCTTCAGGGAGTGGGAAGTCAACACTCTTATCAATTATAGGAGTTTTAGATAGACCGACAGAAGGTAAGGTTTATATCTATAACATGGACGTTACGAAACTAAATGATAGTGAAGTATCTAAAATTAGAAATGAGTATATAGGCTTTGTATTTCAGAACTTTAATTTAATTCCTAGATTATCAGTTTTACAAAATGTGGAATTGCCCTTAGTAGCTAGAGGCTTACCAAAAAGGAAAAGAGAGGAAATAGCAATAAACGCACTAAAACTCGTGGGATTAGAAGGTCTAATAAGAAAGAAACCTACTGAACTTTCTGGAGGGCAACAACAAAGGGTAGCAATAGCTAGGGCTTTAGCTCAGAATCCGAAGATAGTATTAGCTGATGAGCCTACTGGGAATCTAGATAGTACTAACGCTAAGATAGTAATGAACATATTTAAGAAAATTAATGAAGAACTAAAAACAACTATAGTAGTTGTAACTCATGACAAAGAAGTAGCGAGTTATGCTAGAAGAAAAATCTATATTAGAGACGGAAAAATAGTCGGTGAGGAAAAATGA
- the purE gene encoding 5-(carboxyamino)imidazole ribonucleotide mutase codes for MPKVAVIMGSKTDWEYMKEAVEILKQFNVDCEVKVVSAHRTPEFMMQYAKEASNRGIEVIIAGAGGAAHLPGMVASLTHLPVIGVPIPSKHLNGLDSLLSIVQMPYGVPVATVAIGGAKNAALLAVRILSIKYKDLEEKLKRFMEEMKNDVLNTRLEA; via the coding sequence GTGCCTAAAGTAGCAGTAATTATGGGCAGTAAAACAGATTGGGAATACATGAAAGAGGCAGTGGAAATACTAAAACAGTTTAATGTAGATTGTGAAGTTAAAGTAGTATCAGCACATAGAACTCCAGAATTTATGATGCAATATGCTAAAGAGGCTTCAAATAGGGGTATTGAAGTTATAATTGCTGGGGCAGGAGGAGCTGCGCATTTACCAGGAATGGTAGCTTCACTAACTCACCTTCCAGTAATAGGAGTTCCAATTCCTTCTAAACATTTAAACGGACTAGACTCTTTACTTTCTATTGTACAAATGCCTTATGGAGTCCCAGTTGCTACTGTTGCCATAGGCGGGGCTAAGAATGCGGCACTTTTAGCTGTACGTATTCTTAGTATAAAATATAAAGATTTAGAAGAAAAATTAAAAAGATTCATGGAAGAGATGAAAAATGATGTACTCAATACTAGATTGGAAGCCTAA
- a CDS encoding winged helix-turn-helix domain-containing protein: MNVKELAILTLLSEGELSVKEIEEYTGISRKNLIKTVRKLERKGYIQKKAYIGDDVIIEITEYGMEALYKNFIYLRDLINEMENILCTKFDC; this comes from the coding sequence ATGAATGTGAAGGAATTGGCTATACTTACATTACTCTCAGAAGGAGAGCTAAGTGTTAAAGAAATTGAAGAATATACTGGTATTTCTAGGAAAAATTTAATAAAAACTGTTAGAAAATTAGAGAGAAAAGGGTATATTCAAAAAAAGGCTTATATAGGCGATGATGTTATAATTGAAATAACAGAATATGGAATGGAAGCATTGTACAAGAATTTCATATATTTAAGAGATTTGATAAATGAAATGGAAAATATTTTATGTACGAAATTTGATTGTTAG
- a CDS encoding class II fumarate hydratase encodes MKYTETAPKLFMNTGTRFPRRIIWAMGLIKRSCAKVNAELGLIDKKIADAIIKASEDLMNGKLDDKIILDVFQTGSGTGLNMNVNEVIAELASSYSGLKVHPNDHVNFGQSSNDTVPTAIRIAAVAEVNDKLLPSLQKIISSLNRKAEEYKDVIKAGRTHLRDALPVTLGQELSAYADAFQHDYEQIVNILEYVKELPIGGTATGTGLNTHPEFQERVISELNKSTALGFKPANRFRAMRLLTDLLLLSGSIRNIAIDLYRLSQDIRLMFSGPFTGLNEIDLPTQEEIAGSSIMPGKTNPVTVEASLLISAQVVGLDHANQFVSMLGEFELSMGIPLMGYNIITEVNLISEALNKISSLVIDGMVANVEKMKRYAESSPSLITVISPIIGYDKASEIGKKLNKGLSIREALRELGYKDEEIDKILDLKRLVQPGFTTNK; translated from the coding sequence ATGAAATATACTGAGACTGCTCCCAAGCTTTTTATGAATACTGGAACTAGATTTCCTAGAAGAATCATTTGGGCTATGGGCTTAATTAAGAGATCTTGTGCTAAGGTAAATGCTGAGTTAGGCTTAATAGATAAAAAGATAGCTGACGCAATAATTAAAGCATCAGAAGACTTGATGAACGGCAAATTAGATGATAAGATAATTCTCGATGTTTTTCAAACGGGTTCTGGAACTGGGCTTAATATGAATGTTAATGAGGTTATAGCGGAACTAGCTTCTAGCTATTCTGGACTTAAGGTTCATCCAAATGATCATGTGAATTTTGGTCAATCATCGAACGATACAGTGCCAACGGCAATAAGAATTGCAGCTGTTGCTGAAGTTAACGATAAATTACTGCCATCTTTACAGAAAATTATATCCTCACTAAATAGAAAGGCTGAGGAATATAAGGACGTCATAAAGGCTGGAAGAACTCATTTAAGAGATGCCTTACCAGTTACTTTAGGTCAGGAATTATCAGCATATGCTGATGCTTTTCAGCATGATTATGAACAAATTGTAAATATTTTAGAATATGTTAAAGAATTGCCTATAGGAGGTACTGCTACGGGAACTGGATTAAATACTCATCCTGAATTCCAAGAAAGGGTTATTAGTGAGTTAAATAAAAGTACTGCGTTAGGTTTTAAACCAGCTAATAGATTTAGGGCTATGAGATTGTTAACTGATTTACTGTTATTAAGTGGGTCTATAAGAAATATTGCAATAGATCTTTATAGATTAAGTCAAGATATAAGACTTATGTTCTCTGGTCCCTTTACTGGTCTTAATGAAATTGACTTACCTACACAAGAGGAAATAGCTGGAAGCTCAATTATGCCAGGAAAGACTAATCCGGTCACTGTAGAAGCTTCTCTATTAATTTCCGCTCAAGTAGTTGGATTAGACCACGCAAATCAATTTGTTTCAATGTTAGGTGAGTTCGAGTTATCCATGGGGATTCCTCTAATGGGTTATAATATAATTACTGAAGTGAATTTAATTTCAGAAGCATTGAATAAGATTTCATCTCTAGTCATTGATGGTATGGTAGCAAATGTGGAAAAAATGAAGAGATACGCAGAATCCTCACCTTCTCTTATAACCGTTATTTCTCCGATTATAGGATATGATAAAGCCTCAGAAATAGGAAAGAAACTAAATAAGGGACTTTCTATACGTGAAGCTTTAAGGGAGTTAGGGTATAAAGATGAAGAAATAGATAAAATATTAGACTTAAAGAGACTAGTACAACCTGGATTTACTACTAATAAATAA
- a CDS encoding lipoate--protein ligase — protein sequence MQWRFISLPPQDGYHMITSFVAVADYVSKGGKNTLLVFYAKEPFVNVGVHQEVWLEVDLEYVRKMKIPVVRRDLGGGTVVITPGEHDYFIVVNQKDAPSNPTELYEKFLTPVIDVLRSYGLNASLRDQDIVVNGKKISGNGAMSYGNAIVIAGNILLSLDVDLISKCIRVPSEKFRDKMAKDMSEWLTSMEKELGYIPPREEINKKLKDAFERRLGIKFEESSLTIEEIELWERLAREKANEEWIYYKDNRHPDLHTERCVKISSSVALCHIDYKARKLLRITLKIVNKKIDEISISGDFFIMAPKGFIEYLEDSIKGLQPSIEEIRKVIHSIFEEKKPVIFGFNEEDLVNAIREILNKPEIQEVI from the coding sequence ATGCAATGGAGATTTATATCCCTTCCACCTCAAGACGGCTACCATATGATTACGTCCTTTGTTGCAGTAGCTGATTATGTAAGTAAAGGTGGAAAAAATACTCTATTAGTTTTTTACGCTAAGGAACCCTTCGTTAACGTGGGTGTTCACCAAGAAGTTTGGCTTGAAGTGGACTTAGAATACGTAAGAAAAATGAAGATTCCAGTAGTGAGAAGAGATCTGGGTGGGGGAACCGTAGTTATAACGCCTGGCGAGCACGATTACTTCATTGTAGTAAATCAGAAAGACGCCCCCAGTAATCCAACTGAATTATATGAGAAATTTTTAACACCAGTAATTGATGTTCTGAGATCTTATGGTCTTAATGCTAGTCTAAGGGATCAAGATATTGTAGTAAATGGAAAGAAAATTAGCGGAAACGGGGCAATGAGTTATGGGAATGCTATAGTAATAGCAGGTAATATATTATTAAGCTTAGATGTGGATTTAATTAGTAAATGTATTAGAGTTCCATCAGAGAAATTCAGAGACAAAATGGCTAAAGATATGAGTGAGTGGTTAACTTCAATGGAAAAAGAACTAGGTTACATTCCGCCTAGAGAGGAAATAAATAAGAAATTGAAAGATGCTTTTGAAAGAAGATTAGGTATTAAATTTGAGGAATCTTCGTTAACAATAGAGGAGATAGAACTATGGGAAAGATTAGCTAGAGAAAAAGCTAATGAAGAGTGGATATATTATAAGGATAATAGACACCCAGATTTACATACTGAAAGATGTGTTAAAATTTCATCATCTGTAGCCTTATGTCATATAGACTATAAAGCCAGAAAGTTATTAAGAATTACCTTAAAAATAGTTAATAAAAAAATAGATGAAATTTCTATATCAGGAGACTTCTTTATAATGGCTCCTAAAGGTTTTATTGAGTATTTAGAGGATAGTATTAAGGGACTACAACCATCTATTGAGGAGATAAGGAAAGTAATTCATAGTATATTTGAAGAGAAAAAACCAGTAATATTTGGCTTTAATGAAGAAGACTTAGTAAACGCAATAAGGGAAATATTAAATAAACCTGAAATTCAAGAAGTTATTTGA
- a CDS encoding DNA-primase RepB domain-containing protein yields the protein MTDSEISYKEFFYALWGSYSSTKPLYYEIFILSNGKPEVHFFDSIDGAIAWLDNNLKDYQNSDVYYGVLPRIRKKKKGRGSEKDIESGIWLWVDLDFKREFTKGEFERFLREAKRTDVDVNKEYWYEEHKDFGLIGFYKSGNNYIVISRPQLSKVLEKIEQKLNIEPSIVVDSGNGYHLYFKLEYEIDSKRLKKLERALVKVLGADEKSTDLARVLRLPGSINQRTKRKVKIILYDLDKTIDPNELERKLGTEEKVKEPVNEKVKEESNELRNLEEDEILKIVDIIAPIYKEGQRHHVIMFLSGWLFKAHISYESAKKLIELLCNKFNDEECEDRLYTLDRTYGLKGNQPPEEKLKTSSGLFELFMNTLSEEEALKRLRQLEDILNSASPFKKDPIFALLNITKRKYVIALPNKRIIVTAMIDETDKVNYEDIVVEAYPSKVVVYQDPLDPTKVSFETIWESKVRPMPIRLPPLQIDEIVSQLNNAGLIIKNRLAKDIINAILNAYVRKGKAETKADVDAKGFFLLNSELRANRVQVSMPKDEDVKKALEVINKLRGYYDESKLAFVLTWGLASPFNFAVKQKLGNRASDVFPYLILYGESNTGKSTLSLIACIISGAEKIANETCTEVNATNVDTKAKLGMFLNDSAFMKPIKEAWGLFKDIDMVEMLKDVVDNIQARARIEEKSNVRVFLALRPILITMNRIAGVKFPEDSGFRRRYKIIPFTLADREKVMKGLEEFNKTVYPELRELGYIGQLFAYELLNNKDLQKQFFEKPIETAKAFLKSLLEKFGFESGWLDNDPEFEEGESEVDVEALRIFFINKINDTYQKYIGKLIFTAEERERYVYTSNINFMAKLDAIIDGGLLPWLLKKNGKYVITTGIKNDEDFRRIIGEINLKDLAELLNKAGVNVEYKDTKIGTRTQKVILIDPKSFEDFLNPNLEAISS from the coding sequence ATGACTGACAGTGAAATATCTTATAAAGAATTTTTTTATGCTTTGTGGGGAAGTTATAGTTCAACAAAACCGCTTTATTACGAAATCTTTATTCTCTCAAACGGAAAGCCGGAAGTCCACTTCTTTGACAGTATTGACGGAGCTATTGCATGGTTAGATAATAACTTAAAGGATTATCAAAATTCAGACGTTTATTATGGCGTATTACCGCGAATTCGTAAAAAGAAAAAAGGAAGAGGATCTGAGAAAGATATTGAAAGCGGTATTTGGTTATGGGTGGATCTAGACTTTAAACGGGAATTTACAAAAGGGGAATTCGAAAGGTTTCTTAGGGAAGCAAAAAGGACAGACGTGGATGTTAATAAAGAATATTGGTATGAAGAACATAAAGACTTTGGATTAATCGGATTTTATAAGAGCGGAAATAATTACATAGTTATTTCTAGACCACAACTTTCGAAAGTACTAGAAAAAATCGAACAAAAGCTGAATATTGAACCTTCAATTGTAGTAGATTCTGGTAATGGGTACCATTTATATTTCAAATTAGAATATGAAATTGATTCTAAAAGGCTTAAGAAACTCGAAAGGGCATTAGTAAAGGTTTTGGGCGCTGACGAAAAAAGCACTGACTTAGCTAGGGTGCTCAGGCTTCCAGGGTCAATAAATCAAAGAACCAAAAGAAAGGTTAAAATTATATTATATGATTTAGATAAAACAATAGATCCTAATGAACTTGAAAGAAAGTTAGGGACAGAGGAAAAGGTAAAAGAGCCAGTTAATGAGAAAGTTAAAGAAGAGTCAAATGAGCTTCGAAACCTTGAAGAGGATGAAATACTAAAAATCGTTGACATTATAGCACCTATCTACAAAGAAGGGCAAAGACATCACGTAATAATGTTTTTGTCAGGGTGGTTATTCAAAGCCCATATATCTTACGAATCTGCTAAGAAACTTATTGAATTGTTATGTAACAAGTTCAATGATGAGGAGTGCGAAGATAGACTCTATACGCTCGATAGGACTTACGGGCTAAAAGGCAATCAACCACCTGAGGAGAAACTAAAAACTAGTTCAGGGCTTTTTGAGCTGTTTATGAACACTTTGAGCGAAGAAGAGGCACTAAAGAGACTAAGGCAATTAGAGGATATTTTAAACAGTGCCTCACCCTTCAAGAAGGATCCAATATTCGCACTACTAAACATTACAAAAAGGAAGTATGTTATAGCATTACCTAATAAGAGAATAATAGTAACTGCAATGATTGATGAAACAGATAAGGTCAATTATGAGGATATAGTCGTTGAGGCATATCCTTCTAAGGTTGTAGTGTACCAAGACCCGCTAGACCCGACAAAAGTCAGTTTCGAAACTATATGGGAGAGTAAGGTTAGACCTATGCCAATAAGATTACCCCCATTACAAATTGACGAAATCGTATCCCAGTTGAACAATGCTGGATTAATAATTAAAAATAGGTTAGCTAAAGACATTATAAATGCGATACTAAACGCTTACGTTAGAAAGGGTAAAGCTGAAACAAAAGCCGATGTTGATGCTAAAGGATTTTTCTTATTAAACAGTGAACTGAGGGCAAATAGGGTCCAGGTTTCGATGCCGAAAGATGAAGATGTGAAAAAGGCGTTAGAGGTCATAAATAAACTTAGGGGATACTATGACGAGAGTAAGCTAGCATTTGTTTTAACATGGGGGCTAGCATCACCATTTAACTTTGCAGTTAAGCAAAAGTTAGGGAACAGGGCATCTGATGTATTTCCATATTTAATATTATATGGTGAATCGAATACGGGGAAGTCTACACTTAGTCTGATTGCATGTATAATAAGCGGTGCTGAGAAGATAGCTAATGAAACATGTACTGAAGTAAATGCCACAAATGTGGATACTAAAGCTAAATTAGGAATGTTCCTTAACGACAGTGCTTTCATGAAACCGATTAAAGAGGCATGGGGGTTATTCAAAGATATCGACATGGTTGAGATGTTGAAAGATGTTGTAGATAACATTCAGGCTAGGGCTAGAATCGAAGAGAAATCGAATGTTAGGGTATTCTTAGCCTTAAGACCAATTTTAATAACAATGAACCGTATTGCTGGCGTAAAATTCCCAGAAGACTCAGGCTTTCGAAGGCGTTACAAGATTATACCATTTACGTTAGCAGATAGGGAGAAAGTAATGAAAGGGTTAGAGGAGTTTAATAAGACGGTTTACCCTGAGCTGAGAGAATTAGGGTATATTGGTCAGTTATTTGCATACGAATTGCTTAACAATAAGGACTTACAAAAGCAGTTCTTTGAAAAGCCTATCGAGACTGCTAAGGCATTCTTAAAGAGTCTGTTAGAGAAATTTGGTTTTGAATCAGGGTGGTTGGATAATGATCCAGAATTCGAGGAGGGCGAAAGTGAGGTTGATGTTGAGGCATTAAGAATATTCTTTATTAATAAGATAAATGATACTTATCAGAAATACATTGGAAAACTAATTTTCACTGCGGAAGAAAGAGAAAGGTATGTGTACACATCTAACATTAATTTTATGGCTAAACTCGATGCGATAATCGATGGGGGGCTTTTGCCATGGTTGCTGAAAAAGAATGGAAAATATGTAATCACCACTGGCATAAAAAATGATGAGGACTTCCGAAGGATCATAGGGGAAATAAACCTGAAAGACTTAGCAGAACTGTTAAACAAAGCAGGTGTAAATGTTGAGTACAAAGACACGAAGATCGGTACTAGAACACAAAAAGTTATACTTATTGACCCCAAAAGCTTTGAAGATTTTTTGAACCCTAATTTGGAAGCGATCTCTTCGTAA
- a CDS encoding ABC transporter permease, which yields MKLVDFIAYALSSLRERKVRAILTILGIVVGPATIISINSMVLGYSHTIVSEISNFLSPYDIVITPTGRGLSLTQYVILQLESILGVKMVIPFYSFPAFIRTSTGLEGATVFSVNINQLKIAAPAISLNKGYFPTADVQYEAVVGFQLGNPQGGYSPIRENQVIQVIVFDGDNNFTKNFLVTGILNEYGSFLGVDIDKSIIVPLAFGQTISSSYSGAIIIVNSLNQINYVVNEIKEKFGDSLDIIVAEEFIQLINNTLQSLNALLVSAGATSFIVSFMGVTTTMFTTVVERTKEIGILRALGFTRYDIITMFLTEASLMGFIGSIIGIGLGSLVSFILTEEHFGLGFSFLRELSVSPVYSPFFMVEVLIFSTLLSILAALAPAYRASKLDPNKALRYE from the coding sequence ATGAAACTAGTAGACTTCATAGCTTACGCGTTAAGTTCATTAAGGGAAAGGAAAGTTAGAGCGATATTAACCATATTAGGAATAGTTGTAGGTCCAGCTACAATTATTTCAATCAATTCCATGGTATTAGGGTATTCTCATACTATAGTATCTGAGATATCAAATTTCCTTTCCCCTTATGACATCGTAATAACGCCAACAGGAAGAGGACTTTCATTAACGCAATACGTTATCCTTCAACTAGAGTCTATACTAGGTGTTAAAATGGTCATCCCATTTTACTCATTTCCAGCTTTTATTAGAACATCAACTGGATTAGAGGGAGCTACAGTATTCTCTGTTAACATAAACCAGTTAAAAATAGCTGCTCCTGCAATAAGTTTAAATAAAGGATATTTTCCTACTGCAGACGTTCAATATGAAGCAGTAGTTGGATTTCAACTTGGAAACCCACAAGGAGGTTATTCACCCATAAGAGAAAATCAAGTTATTCAAGTAATAGTTTTTGATGGAGATAACAATTTCACAAAAAATTTCTTAGTTACTGGAATACTTAATGAATACGGTAGCTTTCTTGGAGTTGATATAGACAAATCAATTATAGTACCATTAGCCTTCGGACAGACAATTTCAAGCTCGTATAGTGGGGCAATAATTATAGTGAATTCACTAAATCAAATAAATTATGTAGTAAATGAGATAAAAGAGAAATTTGGAGATTCACTGGATATAATAGTAGCTGAAGAGTTCATTCAGCTAATAAATAATACTCTGCAATCACTTAACGCCTTATTAGTCTCAGCAGGAGCTACTTCATTTATTGTATCATTTATGGGAGTAACTACCACTATGTTTACTACAGTAGTTGAAAGAACTAAAGAAATAGGAATTCTAAGGGCACTAGGATTTACACGATACGACATAATAACTATGTTTTTAACAGAAGCTAGCTTAATGGGATTCATAGGCAGCATTATAGGCATAGGATTAGGGTCCTTAGTCTCATTTATCCTTACCGAAGAACACTTCGGATTAGGATTTAGCTTTTTGAGAGAACTTTCAGTTTCTCCAGTCTACTCGCCTTTCTTTATGGTAGAAGTACTCATATTTTCTACTTTATTAAGTATATTAGCAGCATTGGCTCCAGCTTATAGAGCGTCTAAGCTAGACCCTAATAAAGCATTAAGATATGAGTAA
- a CDS encoding OsmC family protein, producing MITFTAEGKLEGDKVTISLKDFDYKIGLIGSDYPTPEEFCLASALSCLILTIYYIAKEKNVEIKSIEGYIEGKMDPKGFQGEDKIPPGLLEVNYDLVIESSDSRINEILEEAEKRCPMRDTLTRSVKVNIKWRIKS from the coding sequence ATAATTACGTTTACAGCTGAGGGTAAGTTAGAAGGGGATAAGGTTACTATAAGTTTGAAAGATTTCGATTATAAAATAGGATTAATAGGTTCAGATTATCCTACTCCTGAGGAATTCTGTCTAGCCTCTGCCTTATCTTGCCTTATCTTAACCATATATTATATTGCTAAAGAAAAGAATGTAGAGATAAAGTCCATTGAAGGTTACATCGAGGGTAAAATGGATCCTAAAGGATTTCAGGGAGAAGACAAAATACCTCCTGGTTTATTAGAGGTAAATTACGATTTAGTAATAGAAAGTAGTGATAGTAGGATTAACGAGATATTAGAAGAGGCAGAAAAAAGATGTCCTATGAGAGATACCTTAACTAGAAGTGTTAAAGTTAATATAAAATGGAGGATCAAAAGTTGA
- a CDS encoding AbrB/MazE/SpoVT family DNA-binding domain-containing protein, with protein MKPRVYKGGRPGHNTFYLLIPKDVVDSLGIKPDDDFILNVEQKDGEITLCYKRVKK; from the coding sequence ATGAAACCAAGAGTTTATAAAGGCGGTAGACCAGGGCATAATACGTTTTATTTACTAATTCCTAAAGATGTAGTGGACTCGTTAGGCATAAAACCAGATGATGATTTTATTCTTAACGTAGAACAAAAAGACGGGGAAATAACGCTCTGTTATAAAAGGGTTAAGAAATAA
- a CDS encoding FAD-binding protein has product MIEVKPADEKEIYQIITDAKLSRQKIGIIGFGKHLRREFKCDITLSTINLNNFEIKDNKVIADSGADVQKIREEAIQKNLLFPSIYDGSVGGLLALNEISSLSTAFGTPWDFTEWVDFITTFGKIRWRIVIGSQGLFGVITKATMKLYERPKKVYIYEKEIDDKKEFKFQIRKLATLKPLALLVEYDGNKKSFKIHASYTYEYELEGYTKDEGVPIISEVSDKNSYVIEIYDFIEDFLNIVDKVSPYYMYGIYGVNVVKVYVTDETLLKGFNYYSRNDAHPLFYKLKRIFDFYNIFA; this is encoded by the coding sequence GTGATAGAAGTAAAACCAGCTGACGAGAAGGAGATATATCAAATCATCACTGATGCTAAGTTAAGTAGGCAGAAAATAGGAATAATAGGATTTGGGAAACATTTAAGAAGGGAATTTAAATGTGATATAACACTTTCTACAATCAATTTAAATAATTTTGAGATAAAAGATAATAAAGTTATAGCAGATAGTGGAGCTGATGTCCAGAAAATTAGAGAGGAAGCAATACAGAAGAACCTGCTTTTTCCATCAATTTATGATGGTAGTGTTGGAGGTTTATTAGCTTTAAACGAAATTTCAAGTCTTTCAACTGCTTTTGGTACTCCTTGGGATTTTACGGAATGGGTAGATTTCATCACGACATTTGGTAAGATTAGATGGAGAATTGTTATAGGCTCTCAAGGACTATTTGGAGTTATAACTAAGGCTACTATGAAATTATATGAGAGGCCTAAGAAAGTATACATTTATGAAAAAGAAATCGATGATAAGAAAGAATTTAAGTTTCAAATAAGGAAATTAGCAACTCTTAAACCTTTAGCACTTTTAGTAGAATACGATGGAAATAAGAAATCCTTTAAGATCCATGCATCATATACATACGAATACGAATTAGAAGGATATACAAAAGATGAAGGAGTTCCCATAATATCAGAAGTTTCAGATAAAAACAGTTACGTAATTGAAATATATGATTTTATTGAAGATTTCTTAAATATAGTAGATAAGGTTTCTCCATACTACATGTATGGAATATATGGTGTTAATGTGGTTAAGGTTTACGTTACCGATGAAACCTTATTAAAAGGTTTTAATTATTATTCTAGAAATGATGCTCATCCACTTTTCTATAAATTGAAACGTATCTTCGACTTTTACAATATATTTGCCTAA
- a CDS encoding glycine cleavage system protein H, producing the protein MVVESNCELPENLYYYIEGKNTVWARLESSDTIVVGITDLAQTMAGKIVKVRIKKKGTKVEKGRPVATMESGKWAGPVPAPVSGEVVEVNAEVEKSPVIINQDPYGKGWLVKMKMSNPEELKQLYTGQQAIQKLKELIASEKLTCKRL; encoded by the coding sequence ATGGTAGTTGAATCAAATTGTGAGCTACCAGAGAATTTATACTATTATATAGAAGGTAAAAATACTGTATGGGCTAGACTAGAAAGTTCTGATACAATAGTTGTCGGAATAACGGATTTAGCCCAGACCATGGCTGGAAAAATAGTTAAGGTTAGAATAAAGAAGAAGGGTACTAAAGTAGAAAAGGGAAGACCAGTTGCTACAATGGAAAGTGGAAAATGGGCTGGACCAGTTCCAGCACCTGTAAGCGGAGAAGTAGTTGAAGTAAATGCAGAAGTTGAAAAAAGTCCCGTTATAATAAATCAAGACCCCTACGGAAAGGGATGGTTAGTAAAAATGAAAATGAGTAACCCAGAAGAGTTAAAACAATTATATACTGGACAACAAGCTATACAAAAACTAAAGGAATTAATAGCCTCTGAAAAATTAACGTGCAAGAGGCTATAG